The following coding sequences lie in one Saccharopolyspora hordei genomic window:
- a CDS encoding TetR family transcriptional regulator yields MAAPTSDPSEARQRDAERTRAEILEVATLEFADKGYAGARVDEIAARTSTTKRMIYYYFGGKEQLYLAALENAYSVIRDMEREVDVEGLDPVEAIRRLAELTFDHHESHPNFLRLVSIENIHRAEHLAKSDLLPRLADPALGVLDRILERGRAAGLFREDVDALDVHMVISSFCVFRTANRYTFQAIFQRDMLDPARREHYRRMLGDLVINFLTAR; encoded by the coding sequence GTGGCAGCACCGACGTCCGACCCCTCCGAGGCCCGGCAGCGCGACGCCGAGCGCACGCGCGCGGAGATCCTCGAGGTCGCCACCCTGGAGTTCGCCGACAAGGGCTACGCGGGCGCCCGGGTCGACGAGATCGCCGCGCGCACCAGCACCACGAAGCGGATGATCTACTACTACTTCGGCGGCAAGGAGCAGCTCTACCTCGCCGCCCTGGAGAACGCCTACTCGGTGATCCGCGACATGGAGCGCGAGGTCGACGTCGAGGGGCTGGACCCGGTCGAGGCGATCCGCCGGCTGGCCGAGCTGACCTTCGACCACCACGAGTCGCACCCGAACTTCCTGCGCCTGGTCAGCATCGAGAACATCCACCGCGCCGAGCACCTGGCCAAGTCGGACCTGCTCCCCCGGCTGGCCGACCCGGCGCTGGGCGTGCTGGACCGCATCCTGGAGCGCGGCCGGGCCGCGGGCCTGTTCCGCGAGGACGTCGACGCGCTGGACGTGCACATGGTGATCAGCTCGTTCTGCGTCTTCCGCACCGCCAACCGCTACACGTTCCAGGCGATCTTCCAGCGCGACATGCTCGACCCGGCGCGCCGCGAGCACTACCGCCGGATGCTCGGCGACCTGGTGATCAACTTCCTCACCGCTCGCTGA
- a CDS encoding MFS transporter, translating into MSPHPSAQRGAPRKAALAAWIGSALEYYDFFIYGTAAALVFNKIFFPESSPALGTLLALATFGVGYLARPIGAFVLGHIGDVFGRKRVLVATVLLMGVATVLVGCLPTYQQIGVAAPALLVALRLLQGFSAAGEQAGANSMSLEHAPPDQRAYYTSFTLSGTQAGQILATAVFLPVAALPEEHLMSWGWRVPFWLSAVVVVVGLVIRRNLDETPVFEREVAAGGTTRAKTPIAPLFRDHWADVLRVVVASVIAAVSTIFTVYALSYAVNTVGLERTPILWVGVLANLVALVAIPLWARLADRIGRKPVFIGGSLGCAVLTAAYLWSLSIGHYPLIFLTGILVFGVVYSATNGIWPAFYGEMFPARVRLSGMAIGTQIGFAIAGFSPSIAEAIGGGRDGWVNVALFTAGLCVLNALAVATGRETYRVPTAELGLKRRGEPDTVTA; encoded by the coding sequence GTGAGCCCCCACCCCTCCGCCCAGCGCGGCGCACCACGCAAGGCCGCCCTCGCCGCGTGGATCGGCAGCGCCCTGGAGTACTACGACTTCTTCATCTACGGCACCGCCGCCGCGCTGGTGTTCAACAAGATCTTCTTCCCCGAGTCCTCCCCCGCCCTCGGCACCCTGCTCGCGCTGGCCACCTTCGGCGTCGGCTACCTCGCCCGGCCGATCGGCGCGTTCGTGCTGGGCCACATCGGCGACGTCTTCGGCCGCAAGCGCGTCCTGGTCGCCACGGTGCTGCTGATGGGCGTGGCGACCGTGCTGGTCGGCTGCCTGCCGACCTACCAGCAGATCGGGGTCGCCGCACCGGCGCTGCTGGTCGCGCTGCGGCTGCTGCAGGGCTTCTCCGCGGCGGGCGAGCAGGCCGGCGCCAACTCGATGTCGCTGGAGCACGCGCCACCGGACCAGCGCGCCTACTACACCAGCTTCACGCTCAGCGGCACCCAGGCCGGGCAGATCCTGGCGACCGCGGTCTTCCTGCCGGTCGCCGCGCTGCCCGAGGAGCACCTGATGTCCTGGGGCTGGCGGGTGCCGTTCTGGCTCAGCGCGGTCGTGGTGGTCGTCGGCCTGGTGATCCGCCGCAACCTCGACGAGACCCCGGTGTTCGAGCGGGAGGTCGCCGCGGGTGGGACCACGCGCGCGAAGACGCCGATCGCGCCGCTGTTCCGCGACCACTGGGCCGACGTGCTGCGCGTCGTCGTGGCCTCGGTGATCGCGGCGGTGAGCACCATCTTCACCGTCTACGCGCTGAGCTACGCGGTGAACACCGTCGGCCTGGAGCGGACGCCGATCCTGTGGGTCGGGGTGCTGGCCAACCTCGTCGCCCTGGTCGCGATCCCGCTGTGGGCCCGCCTGGCCGACCGGATCGGCCGCAAGCCGGTGTTCATCGGCGGGTCGCTGGGCTGCGCGGTGCTGACCGCCGCGTACCTCTGGTCGCTGTCGATCGGCCACTACCCGCTCATCTTCCTGACCGGGATCCTGGTGTTCGGCGTCGTCTACAGCGCGACGAACGGGATCTGGCCCGCCTTCTACGGCGAGATGTTCCCGGCCCGCGTCCGGCTGTCCGGCATGGCGATCGGCACCCAGATCGGGTTCGCGATCGCCGGTTTCTCCCCGAGCATCGCCGAGGCCATCGGTGGCGGCCGGGACGGCTGGGTGAACGTCGCGCTGTTCACCGCGGGCCTGTGCGTGCTCAACGCGCTCGCGGTGGCCACCGGCCGGGAGACCTACCGGGTGCCGACCGCGGAACTGGGGCTGAAGCGGCGCGGCGAGCCGGACACCGTGACCGCCTGA
- a CDS encoding response regulator transcription factor: MSEIRVVVVDDHPVVLDGVRLLLRDDPAIRVVGGATDAESAVRLVARTSPQVVLLDLRFPDAVASELVEPLRRAAPGARIVVFTAYRDHAALRATLDAGVDGCILKDAGATDLVSAVRQAANGIAIFDPRVDDRAAPRMRSRLHETGLTQREYDVVRHAAAGRTNPEIAEQLGLTRHTVTGYLRNAMRKLNARNRIELITKAAKSGLL, translated from the coding sequence GTGAGCGAGATCCGCGTCGTGGTCGTCGACGACCACCCGGTCGTCCTCGACGGCGTGCGCCTGCTGCTCCGCGACGACCCGGCGATCCGGGTGGTCGGCGGCGCCACGGACGCGGAGTCGGCGGTGCGCCTGGTCGCCCGGACCAGTCCGCAGGTGGTCCTGCTCGACCTCCGCTTCCCGGACGCGGTGGCCAGCGAACTGGTCGAACCGCTGCGTCGGGCCGCTCCCGGCGCCCGCATCGTGGTCTTCACCGCCTACCGCGACCACGCGGCGCTGCGCGCCACCCTGGACGCCGGGGTCGACGGCTGCATCCTCAAGGACGCGGGTGCCACGGACCTGGTCTCGGCGGTGCGCCAGGCGGCGAACGGGATCGCGATCTTCGACCCGCGGGTGGACGACCGGGCGGCGCCGAGGATGCGCTCCCGCCTCCACGAGACCGGCCTGACCCAGCGCGAGTACGACGTGGTGCGCCACGCGGCGGCGGGGCGCACGAACCCGGAGATCGCCGAGCAGCTCGGCCTGACCCGCCACACGGTCACCGGCTACCTCCGCAACGCGATGCGAAAGCTCAACGCGCGCAACAGGATCGAGCTCATCACCAAGGCCGCCAAGTCCGGACTGCTCTGA
- a CDS encoding GAF domain-containing protein, with protein MAQRHRAERAAEHGQRFEQLLDEHSQVLHLLDDTAALRGLARRIREETGAHIGLAGPVEPGEVLVLRQWDGTWATGLHDLHVAMGLGLGGLAVAERRPVWVADYCSSELITHDFDVPISADGIKTMLAVPMVRGGRVRGVVYAAMREVSHFGGRQLDAAVNLAHSGGLALETASAARRQRERAAAAERRRIAAELHDSVGARLFRIGAELRDLRTHSRSEGAELLNRLASLEEQLAEAASVFRDSVHALDHDEPSGGLAAALSRACASFERRTGTSAQAVEVGEVPDCGAARTRVLLAAVREALLNVEKHADARSVLVSTIAVDGGVAISVADDGHGWSESEGKGIGLRTTADRLAEVGGTLSVVSNEDGGVTVRIWMPLP; from the coding sequence GTGGCGCAGCGACATCGTGCGGAACGCGCGGCCGAGCACGGGCAGCGGTTCGAGCAGCTGCTCGACGAGCACTCCCAGGTCCTCCACCTGCTCGACGACACGGCCGCGCTGCGCGGCCTGGCGCGGCGGATCCGCGAGGAGACCGGTGCGCACATCGGCCTGGCCGGTCCGGTCGAGCCCGGCGAGGTCCTGGTGCTGCGCCAGTGGGACGGCACCTGGGCGACCGGGCTGCACGACCTGCACGTGGCCATGGGGCTGGGCTTGGGCGGGCTGGCCGTCGCCGAGCGCCGGCCGGTGTGGGTGGCCGACTACTGCTCCTCGGAGCTGATCACCCACGACTTCGACGTCCCGATCTCAGCGGACGGGATCAAGACGATGCTCGCGGTGCCGATGGTCCGCGGCGGCCGGGTGCGGGGCGTGGTCTACGCGGCGATGCGCGAGGTCTCGCACTTCGGCGGCAGGCAGCTCGACGCCGCGGTCAACCTCGCCCACAGCGGCGGTCTGGCGCTGGAGACCGCGTCGGCGGCGCGGCGCCAGCGGGAGCGGGCCGCCGCCGCGGAGCGCCGCCGGATCGCTGCCGAGCTGCACGACTCGGTCGGTGCGCGCCTGTTCCGCATCGGCGCGGAGCTGCGCGACCTGCGCACGCACAGCCGGTCCGAGGGCGCCGAGCTGCTCAACCGCCTGGCCTCGCTGGAGGAGCAGCTGGCGGAGGCGGCGTCGGTGTTCCGCGACTCGGTGCACGCCCTCGACCACGACGAGCCGTCCGGCGGCCTGGCCGCGGCCCTGTCGCGGGCGTGCGCGTCGTTCGAGCGACGGACCGGGACCTCCGCGCAGGCGGTCGAGGTCGGGGAGGTCCCGGACTGCGGCGCTGCCCGGACGCGAGTGCTCCTCGCAGCGGTCCGCGAGGCGCTGCTCAACGTGGAGAAGCACGCCGACGCGCGCTCGGTGCTGGTCAGCACGATCGCCGTGGACGGTGGTGTGGCGATCTCGGTGGCCGACGACGGACACGGCTGGTCCGAGTCGGAGGGCAAGGGCATCGGCCTGCGCACCACCGCGGACCGGCTGGCCGAGGTCGGCGGCACCCTGTCGGTGGTGTCCAACGAGGACGGTGGCGTGACGGTGCGGATCTGGATGCCGCTGCCGTGA
- a CDS encoding ESX secretion-associated protein EspG has product MALVARWQLHPLHLYLVRRYLDLDDLVLPLEGQAYGRTLQQLGEVAQREAPTMEELGILVDDEVDPGLVQALRVLTKPFLWVDSLWFPDFGSDHAWRAVAAITEGQRVVLGVQRPGETERYGGPLTVEVHDQVPLSQVLLPTFPPAPPGNRGAVRVPVSSFRTQEQADDPPDSMMQQVTQSRGSSGDRLVQAYEEIGRAEHVRGGQLAANLRDRHGRVRRSEVVRWFDNAEPDGRYLDHRERGSTGEPLCVLAPADARAIATKVDQLVASVRGG; this is encoded by the coding sequence GTGGCCCTCGTCGCCCGCTGGCAGCTGCACCCGCTGCACCTGTACCTGGTGCGGCGGTACCTCGACCTCGACGACCTGGTGCTGCCGCTGGAGGGCCAGGCCTACGGGCGAACCCTCCAGCAGCTCGGTGAGGTCGCCCAGCGCGAGGCACCCACCATGGAGGAGCTGGGCATCCTCGTCGACGACGAGGTGGATCCGGGGCTGGTGCAGGCGCTCCGGGTGCTCACCAAGCCGTTCTTGTGGGTGGATTCGCTGTGGTTCCCGGACTTCGGCAGCGACCACGCCTGGCGCGCGGTCGCCGCGATCACCGAGGGCCAGCGCGTCGTGCTCGGCGTGCAGCGCCCGGGCGAGACCGAGCGGTACGGCGGTCCGCTCACCGTCGAGGTGCACGACCAGGTGCCGCTGTCCCAGGTCCTGCTGCCGACGTTCCCGCCGGCCCCGCCCGGCAACCGCGGCGCGGTGCGCGTGCCGGTGAGCTCCTTCCGCACGCAGGAGCAGGCCGACGACCCGCCGGACAGCATGATGCAGCAGGTCACGCAGTCACGCGGCAGCAGCGGTGACCGGCTGGTGCAGGCCTACGAGGAGATCGGGCGGGCCGAGCACGTGCGCGGCGGGCAGCTGGCGGCGAACCTGCGCGACCGGCACGGCCGCGTCCGGCGGTCCGAGGTGGTGCGCTGGTTCGACAACGCCGAGCCCGACGGCCGGTACCTCGACCACCGCGAACGGGGCTCGACCGGCGAGCCGCTCTGCGTGCTCGCTCCGGCCGACGCGCGCGCGATCGCCACCAAGGTCGACCAGCTGGTCGCCTCCGTCCGCGGCGGCTGA
- a CDS encoding PPE domain-containing protein has protein sequence MGFGFSDFANGLKNTVSSATDAVVDGAKKVTNTVVEGAKDVTNTVVEGVGQAYDLGADLFGYDSRAENARQEAAKRIQEENARLREELERENRALIAGMDFDPPSITQRENWQAYGHQEIYDINQRSLSQREAVETARTWQEIAEELRELGPELEQDAGSAIRGGWEGDAAEEANKTAEPLVRWMADSADAFQATGNKVEEAGAAAEQAKLMVPEPEGHHVGRTVALGIANPAIGGVDALAQMRERQEAERAAQETMGRVLTPTYTNVDSSVPAFRDLAGKPVTPPPPPPPPPPPPVEPPQVRQPSSVSPSSVSPGGSEGSVVGGGGPSPRPTSPAETGSAWAPGGQGGGPTGGAPSVPNLPGRGGTGDPGGVGIVPGPGMGATRPGGAGGAGGAGGLGKAGGAGGMGAGRLGAGGGAGALGAGGRPGTGGLGAGGATGAGGAGGGVAGAAGAGAARGGMGAGAAGAGQRGKGGGEDQEHDRPSWLEEQDDVWLEDMPKTAPPVFGE, from the coding sequence ATGGGGTTCGGGTTCTCGGACTTCGCCAACGGACTGAAGAACACCGTCAGCAGCGCCACGGACGCTGTTGTCGACGGCGCCAAGAAGGTCACCAACACCGTCGTGGAAGGCGCCAAGGACGTCACCAACACCGTCGTCGAGGGCGTCGGTCAGGCCTACGACCTGGGTGCGGACCTGTTCGGCTACGACTCCCGGGCGGAGAACGCCCGCCAGGAGGCGGCGAAGCGGATCCAGGAGGAGAACGCGCGACTCCGCGAAGAGCTCGAGCGGGAGAACCGCGCGCTGATCGCCGGGATGGACTTCGACCCTCCTTCGATCACCCAGCGGGAGAACTGGCAGGCCTACGGGCACCAGGAGATCTACGACATCAACCAGCGTTCGCTGAGCCAGCGCGAGGCAGTTGAAACGGCCAGGACCTGGCAGGAGATCGCCGAAGAACTGCGCGAGTTGGGCCCGGAACTGGAACAGGACGCCGGGTCCGCCATCCGGGGCGGCTGGGAAGGTGATGCGGCTGAGGAGGCCAACAAGACCGCCGAGCCGTTGGTGCGCTGGATGGCGGACAGCGCGGACGCGTTCCAGGCCACCGGGAACAAGGTCGAGGAAGCCGGGGCCGCTGCTGAGCAGGCCAAGCTCATGGTGCCGGAGCCCGAGGGACACCACGTCGGGCGGACCGTGGCCTTGGGCATCGCCAACCCCGCCATCGGCGGCGTCGACGCGCTGGCGCAGATGAGGGAGCGGCAGGAAGCCGAGCGGGCCGCGCAGGAAACCATGGGACGGGTGCTGACGCCCACGTACACCAACGTGGACAGCTCCGTCCCGGCGTTCCGGGACCTCGCGGGCAAGCCGGTCACCCCGCCGCCGCCCCCACCGCCACCTCCTCCGCCGCCGGTCGAGCCGCCGCAGGTGCGGCAGCCGAGCAGCGTCTCGCCGTCGAGCGTGTCCCCGGGCGGTTCCGAGGGCAGCGTGGTCGGTGGTGGTGGTCCCAGCCCGCGGCCCACCAGTCCCGCCGAGACGGGATCCGCTTGGGCACCGGGCGGCCAGGGCGGCGGCCCGACCGGGGGCGCGCCGAGCGTGCCGAACCTGCCGGGACGCGGCGGGACCGGTGACCCGGGTGGCGTCGGGATCGTGCCGGGGCCCGGCATGGGCGCCACCAGGCCGGGCGGTGCCGGAGGCGCCGGTGGCGCAGGAGGACTCGGCAAGGCCGGTGGTGCCGGCGGCATGGGCGCCGGTCGGCTCGGGGCAGGCGGTGGTGCCGGTGCGCTCGGGGCCGGTGGTCGCCCCGGTACCGGCGGGCTCGGTGCGGGTGGCGCGACCGGGGCCGGCGGGGCCGGTGGTGGCGTGGCCGGGGCGGCCGGTGCGGGTGCCGCGCGGGGTGGCATGGGCGCCGGAGCCGCGGGTGCGGGGCAGCGCGGGAAGGGCGGCGGCGAGGACCAGGAGCACGACCGTCCGAGCTGGCTCGAGGAGCAGGACGACGTCTGGCTCGAGGACATGCCCAAGACCGCGCCGCCGGTCTTCGGCGAGTGA
- a CDS encoding DUF3558 family protein — translation MKSLSRALVTVCAGGALLAAAGCGGSAGQTPDPELKGQGLAQLDPCGILTEDELGAFGLEGPGSPEKGISSEPGCYYNGERTAVIVYKNQEKTVEAYGQQDNWAKFDELTVDGRAAASAIDKSATQARICSTLFNAGGGSIIVDVSESRDQGLDECAESQKIAEAIAPRMPR, via the coding sequence GTGAAGTCCTTGTCTCGAGCTCTTGTCACTGTGTGCGCCGGTGGAGCTCTGCTCGCCGCAGCCGGTTGCGGCGGTTCGGCGGGGCAGACACCCGACCCTGAACTGAAGGGGCAGGGGCTCGCGCAGCTCGACCCGTGCGGGATCCTCACCGAGGACGAGCTCGGTGCCTTCGGGCTGGAGGGCCCGGGGTCTCCGGAGAAGGGGATCTCCTCCGAGCCCGGTTGCTACTACAACGGCGAGCGCACGGCCGTCATCGTCTACAAGAACCAGGAGAAGACGGTCGAGGCCTACGGGCAGCAGGACAACTGGGCCAAGTTCGACGAGCTCACGGTGGACGGGCGCGCGGCGGCGAGCGCGATCGACAAGAGCGCCACGCAGGCACGGATCTGCTCGACCCTGTTCAACGCCGGCGGTGGTTCGATCATCGTCGATGTCAGCGAATCGCGGGACCAAGGGCTCGACGAGTGCGCGGAATCTCAGAAGATCGCTGAGGCCATAGCGCCTCGCATGCCGAGATAG
- a CDS encoding FAD-binding dehydrogenase, with protein sequence MNTEPDVIVVGAGLAGLVATHELTKAGRRVVVVEQENRANLGGQAFWSLGGLFLVDSPEQRRLGVRDSYELALQDWLGSAGFDREDEDHWGRQWARAYVRFAATEKRQYLRDLGLRLTPLVGWAERGGGVAGGHGNSVPRFHLTWGTGPEVVRVFAEPVLAAEERGLVEFRFRHQVDELVVEDGAVVGVRGTVLEPSDAARGVASSREAVGEFELRAKAVVVASGGIGHNHELIRANWPVDRLGPCPETMISGVPAHVDGRMIAITESAGGRIVNRDRMWHYTEGIHNWDPIWPDHAIRILAGPSSLWFDATGKRLPAPCFPGFDTNRTMKEILSTGYDYSWLVLTQSILAKEFSLSGSEQNPEITAKDLKQTLATRLSKDAPGPVDAFKNKGVDFVVADDLRELVAGMNEIARGPKLDHDEIERQIVARDREVEHKHTKDFQLMAVANARRYLADKVSRVAKPHRILDPAHGPLIAVRLNVLTRKTLGGVQTNLDSQVIGSDGTPLPGLYAAGEVAGFGGGGVHGYNALEGTFLGGCIFSGRAAGRALARNL encoded by the coding sequence GTGAACACCGAACCTGACGTCATCGTGGTCGGCGCCGGCCTGGCGGGCCTGGTCGCGACCCACGAGCTGACCAAGGCCGGGCGTCGGGTGGTCGTCGTCGAGCAGGAGAACCGCGCCAACCTGGGCGGGCAGGCGTTCTGGTCGCTCGGCGGGTTGTTCCTGGTCGACAGCCCGGAGCAGCGGCGGTTGGGTGTGCGCGACTCCTACGAGCTGGCGCTGCAGGACTGGCTGGGGTCGGCCGGTTTCGACCGCGAGGACGAAGACCACTGGGGGCGGCAGTGGGCCCGCGCCTACGTGCGCTTCGCCGCCACCGAGAAGCGCCAGTACCTGCGCGACCTCGGGCTGCGGCTCACCCCGCTGGTCGGCTGGGCCGAGCGCGGGGGCGGGGTGGCCGGCGGGCACGGCAACTCGGTGCCGCGCTTCCACCTCACCTGGGGCACCGGGCCCGAGGTGGTCCGGGTCTTCGCCGAACCGGTGCTCGCGGCGGAGGAGCGGGGACTGGTCGAGTTCCGGTTCCGCCACCAGGTCGACGAGCTCGTCGTCGAGGACGGCGCGGTCGTGGGAGTGCGCGGCACCGTCCTGGAACCGTCCGACGCCGCCCGCGGCGTGGCGTCCTCGCGCGAGGCGGTGGGCGAGTTCGAGCTGCGCGCCAAGGCCGTCGTCGTCGCGTCCGGCGGGATCGGGCACAACCACGAGCTGATCCGGGCGAACTGGCCGGTGGACCGGCTCGGGCCGTGCCCGGAGACGATGATCTCGGGGGTGCCCGCGCACGTGGACGGGCGGATGATCGCCATCACCGAGTCCGCGGGCGGGCGCATCGTCAACCGGGACCGGATGTGGCACTACACCGAAGGCATCCACAACTGGGACCCGATCTGGCCCGACCACGCGATCCGGATCCTGGCGGGCCCGTCCTCGCTGTGGTTCGACGCCACCGGCAAGCGGCTGCCCGCGCCGTGCTTCCCCGGTTTCGACACCAACCGGACGATGAAGGAGATCCTGTCCACCGGGTACGACTACTCGTGGCTGGTGCTCACCCAGTCGATCCTGGCCAAGGAGTTCAGCCTCTCCGGTTCCGAGCAGAACCCGGAGATCACCGCCAAGGACCTCAAGCAGACCCTCGCCACCCGCCTCAGCAAGGACGCGCCGGGCCCGGTCGACGCGTTCAAGAACAAGGGGGTGGACTTCGTCGTCGCGGACGACCTCCGCGAGCTCGTGGCGGGCATGAACGAGATCGCCCGCGGTCCGAAGCTCGACCACGACGAGATCGAGCGGCAGATCGTGGCGCGGGACCGCGAGGTCGAGCACAAGCACACCAAGGACTTCCAGCTGATGGCGGTGGCCAACGCGCGCCGCTACCTGGCCGACAAGGTGTCGCGGGTGGCCAAGCCGCACCGCATCCTCGACCCGGCGCACGGGCCGCTCATCGCGGTGCGGCTCAACGTGCTGACCCGCAAGACCCTGGGTGGGGTGCAGACCAACCTCGACTCGCAGGTGATCGGCTCGGACGGGACCCCGCTGCCCGGCCTGTACGCGGCGGGGGAGGTCGCCGGGTTCGGTGGCGGTGGCGTGCACGGCTACAACGCCCTGGAGGGCACCTTCCTCGGCGGCTGCATCTTCTCCGGCCGCGCAGCCGGCCGAGCCCTCGCCCGGAACCTGTAG
- a CDS encoding TetR/AcrR family transcriptional regulator yields MAAQRRVTKRRGQTRQRLLDAARVVFAAEGFGRSTIEQVCDRAGYTRGAFYSNFASLEELFLAMWEQHSRRMLEQVEAALEAARTAGVDDVRTAVERLLEAVPLDDDWYRVTAEFSAHALRNPALRRVVVAREEAIAAAIVPGVEALLNRIGRRVPDPVALGQALVAVHDGTAVQCLMEPDDPVVRQRRVDLFERVVLAYSEEGRDQP; encoded by the coding sequence GTGGCTGCGCAGCGGCGGGTGACCAAGCGGCGCGGGCAGACGCGGCAGCGGTTGCTCGACGCCGCGCGGGTCGTCTTCGCCGCCGAGGGTTTCGGCCGGTCGACGATCGAGCAGGTCTGCGACCGGGCGGGGTACACGCGCGGCGCGTTCTACTCCAACTTCGCGTCGCTGGAGGAGCTGTTCCTCGCGATGTGGGAACAGCACTCGCGGCGGATGCTCGAACAGGTCGAAGCGGCCCTCGAGGCGGCTCGGACCGCCGGTGTCGACGACGTGCGGACCGCCGTCGAGCGGCTGCTCGAGGCCGTACCGCTGGACGACGACTGGTACCGGGTGACCGCCGAGTTCAGCGCGCACGCGCTGCGCAACCCCGCGCTGCGCCGGGTCGTGGTGGCCCGGGAAGAGGCCATCGCGGCGGCGATCGTCCCCGGGGTCGAGGCCCTGCTCAACCGGATCGGGCGGCGGGTGCCGGACCCGGTCGCGCTCGGGCAGGCGCTGGTCGCAGTGCACGACGGGACCGCCGTGCAGTGCCTGATGGAACCCGACGACCCCGTGGTCCGGCAGCGCCGGGTCGATCTGTTCGAGCGGGTCGTGCTGGCCTACAGCGAGGAAGGCAGGGATCAACCGTGA
- a CDS encoding VOC family protein, whose product MVSRIIPYLTGDASAARSFYVDVLGFEVAMEDPVLCLRAPDSPSAQIIVLPPGSEDPEPRFGVDVGEPEAVDAAHAEAVRRGLRVVRPLRDEPWGVRRFFVEDPTGTVINVLAHLP is encoded by the coding sequence GTGGTCAGCAGGATCATCCCCTACCTCACCGGCGACGCGTCCGCCGCGCGGAGCTTCTACGTCGACGTGCTCGGGTTCGAGGTCGCGATGGAAGACCCCGTGCTCTGCCTGCGTGCGCCGGACTCGCCCTCCGCCCAGATCATCGTCCTCCCGCCGGGCTCGGAGGACCCCGAGCCGCGGTTCGGGGTCGACGTCGGCGAACCGGAGGCCGTGGACGCGGCACACGCCGAGGCCGTGCGCCGCGGGCTGCGCGTCGTCCGTCCGCTGCGGGACGAGCCCTGGGGCGTCCGGCGCTTCTTCGTCGAAGACCCCACCGGCACGGTGATCAACGTGCTCGCCCACCTGCCCTGA
- a CDS encoding cytochrome P450, translating to MGRVRARITGLLTRLYLARARRKGLSSVLPAAALMPLQRTGLDPVPALGETREREPVTRLPLPVSLNVWLVTGYDEAKAVLGDAKRFSNDFTNLVGQAGVTAEDNPGGLGFTDPPAHTRLRKLLTPEFTMRRLARLTPEIEAIVEQQLDAMAAADQPVDLVTEFAVPIPSLVISELLGVPYGDRAEFQKLSVTRFDVFEGVGSSLGAMSQSLEYLHGVVRKQREEPGDGLLGALIRDHGDEVSDRELAELADGVLTGGFETTASMLALGALVLLQDRPLLERVRDDDEVVPGLVEELLRYLTVVQVAFPRFAREDVEIGGTRIAEGDVVLCSLSGADRDAALGEDVERFDPDRAPTSHLAFGHGLHRCIGAELARMELRAAYPALVRRFPDIRLAVPASELEFRKASIVYGLDSLPVYVK from the coding sequence GTGGGACGCGTTCGGGCCAGGATCACCGGGCTCTTGACTCGCTTGTACCTCGCGCGAGCACGCCGGAAGGGGCTGAGCTCCGTCCTCCCGGCGGCCGCGCTCATGCCGTTGCAGCGGACCGGGCTCGACCCGGTCCCGGCGCTCGGCGAGACCCGCGAGCGGGAGCCGGTCACCCGCCTCCCGCTGCCGGTGTCCCTCAACGTCTGGCTGGTCACCGGGTACGACGAGGCGAAGGCGGTGCTGGGCGACGCCAAGAGGTTCAGCAACGACTTCACCAACCTGGTCGGCCAGGCGGGCGTCACGGCGGAGGACAACCCCGGCGGTCTCGGGTTCACCGATCCCCCGGCGCACACCCGGTTGCGCAAGCTGCTCACGCCGGAGTTCACCATGCGGCGGCTGGCCCGGCTGACCCCGGAGATCGAGGCGATCGTGGAGCAGCAGCTCGACGCGATGGCCGCCGCCGACCAGCCGGTGGACCTGGTGACCGAGTTCGCGGTGCCGATCCCCTCGCTGGTGATCAGCGAGCTGCTCGGTGTGCCCTACGGCGACCGGGCGGAGTTCCAGAAGCTCAGCGTGACGCGGTTCGACGTCTTCGAGGGCGTGGGGTCGTCGCTGGGCGCGATGTCGCAGTCGCTGGAGTACCTGCACGGTGTCGTGCGCAAGCAGCGCGAGGAACCGGGCGACGGCCTGCTGGGCGCGCTGATCCGCGACCACGGTGACGAGGTCAGCGACCGGGAGCTGGCCGAGCTCGCCGACGGGGTGCTCACCGGCGGCTTCGAGACCACGGCCAGCATGCTCGCGCTGGGCGCGCTGGTGCTGCTGCAGGACCGCCCCCTGCTGGAGCGGGTCCGCGACGACGACGAGGTGGTGCCCGGCCTGGTCGAGGAGCTGCTGCGCTACCTCACCGTCGTGCAGGTGGCGTTCCCCCGCTTCGCCCGCGAGGACGTGGAGATCGGCGGCACCCGGATCGCGGAGGGCGACGTCGTGCTGTGCTCGCTGAGCGGCGCGGACCGGGACGCCGCGCTCGGGGAGGACGTGGAGCGCTTCGACCCCGACCGCGCACCGACCTCGCACTTGGCCTTCGGCCACGGGCTGCACCGCTGCATCGGGGCCGAGCTGGCCCGCATGGAGCTGCGCGCGGCCTACCCGGCCCTGGTGCGCCGGTTCCCGGACATCCGGCTGGCGGTGCCCGCCTCGGAACTGGAGTTCCGCAAGGCGTCGATCGTCTACGGCCTGGACTCTCTGCCCGTCTACGTCAAGTGA